The following is a genomic window from Nitrospirota bacterium.
CGCCTCAGAAAACAGTTTCACAGAGGCAGGACCTATATCAAGAGCCCTCCAGCCTTTTGGTATCTCTTGCGTTGGAACGATCTTTGTTTCTGTGCTTGCCTCTATATTATGGGCAATAACACAGTCTACAGGGAGGTAGAATTTTACACGTCGTTCCTTTGCCTTTTTCCTTATACTCTGGACGGTTTCCAGCATGTCTTCTTCAACAAGTGAATCTCCGACCTCCCATCCCATTGCCTTTAAAAATGTGAATGCCATGCCACCACCGATTATGACCTTATCTACTTTGTCATACAGGTTTTCTATAACCCCAATCTTTCCTGAGACCTTTGCTCCACCGAGGATTGCTACAAATGGTCTTATAGGGTTTGCGACAGCCCCCTGAAGATAGTTTACTTCCTTCCTTATCAGGAAACCAGCAGCAGAGACCGCTACAAACTTTGGTATCCCGACGATAGAGGCATGTGCCCTGTGAGCTGTGCCAAAGGCATCATTCACATAGTAATCACAAAATCTCGCAAGAGCCTTTGCAAATTCTTCGTCATTTTTTTCTTCTTCAAGGTGAAATCGCAGATTCTCAAGCAACAGGACATCTCCTTCCTTCATCTTCTCCACGGCGTTTACAACCTGGGGTCCAATACAGTCGGGTGCAAATATAACTTCTTTACCGAGAAGTCTCTGAAGCCTCTTTGCAACAGAGGCAAGACTGTATCTGGGATCAGCCTTACCTTTTGGTCTTCCGAGATGTGAAGCAAGGATAACCTTTGCACCCTCATCAATTGCATAGTTTATAGTTGGAAGGGTTGATCTAATTCTCCTGTCATCTGTTATGTTCAAATTCTCATCGAGAGGAATATTAAAATCTGCACGGATGAATACCCTCTTACCCTTCAGTTGAAGGTCTTCTATTGTCATTTTGCCAATGAGATCTCCACCAAACGGTCCTGGATTCTTTATAGACATAAATTACTTCTCCTTTCCTTACTCCTTGCTACTTACAACTTATGACTTACGACTTATATATCTAATCAGGTCTCTTAACCTGCAGGAGTATCCCCATTCATTGTCATACCACGCAATTACCTTAACCATCCTGCCTTCTATAACCTTTGTAAGGGTAGCATCAACAATGGCAGAATGTGGATTTCCATTCAGATCAACAGATACCACTGGGTCTTCTGTATATTGCATGATTCCTTTTAATCGTCCTTCAGATGCCTTTTTGAATGCCTCATTG
Proteins encoded in this region:
- a CDS encoding phosphoglycerate kinase, encoding MTIEDLQLKGKRVFIRADFNIPLDENLNITDDRRIRSTLPTINYAIDEGAKVILASHLGRPKGKADPRYSLASVAKRLQRLLGKEVIFAPDCIGPQVVNAVEKMKEGDVLLLENLRFHLEEEKNDEEFAKALARFCDYYVNDAFGTAHRAHASIVGIPKFVAVSAAGFLIRKEVNYLQGAVANPIRPFVAILGGAKVSGKIGVIENLYDKVDKVIIGGGMAFTFLKAMGWEVGDSLVEEDMLETVQSIRKKAKERRVKFYLPVDCVIAHNIEASTETKIVPTQEIPKGWRALDIGPASVKLFSEAIADAKTILWNGPMGVFEIDAFSRGTFAIAHAVADAYALTIVGGGDTDAAVHRTGESENMSFISTGGGAALQLLEGKELPGIAALTDKK